A single region of the Dyella humicola genome encodes:
- a CDS encoding aminotransferase class I/II-fold pyridoxal phosphate-dependent enzyme, translating to MAERMRDFALEVHFSRWEFKARYNMAASDVQSLSLDQLLQLATPEDRSAFEHLSLGYTETFGSPALRDQIAKSYDSVKADQIICFAGAQEGIYIAMKVLLEAHDHAIVIVPNYQSAETIPLSVCEVTGVALDSEHDWQLDIEKLAAAIRPNTKLISINFPNNPTGHIIPRASFDAIVELCRRHGLWLFSDEVYRLLERDPAKRLPAAVDAYEKGVSLNVMSKAYGLAGLRIGWLACKDPRALVQWERYKHYLSICNAAPSEQLALIALKAGATILQRSRGIIDSNLTVLNAFFAQFPGLFDWKVPDGGCIGFVRYHGEDGVESFTQDLVEQAGVLLLPASVYRSELHDVPTNAFRLGFGRTFVPQGVQAMTDWLRARTA from the coding sequence ATGGCCGAACGCATGCGTGATTTCGCCCTGGAAGTCCATTTCTCGCGCTGGGAGTTCAAGGCGCGCTACAACATGGCCGCCTCGGATGTGCAAAGCCTCTCGCTTGACCAACTCTTGCAGCTGGCAACGCCCGAGGACCGGTCCGCGTTCGAGCACCTCAGCCTCGGCTATACCGAGACCTTCGGCTCGCCCGCGCTGCGTGATCAGATCGCGAAGTCGTATGACAGCGTGAAGGCCGACCAGATCATCTGCTTTGCCGGCGCGCAGGAAGGCATCTACATCGCCATGAAGGTGCTACTGGAGGCGCACGACCATGCGATTGTCATCGTGCCCAACTACCAATCCGCGGAAACCATCCCCTTGTCGGTCTGCGAAGTGACCGGCGTAGCACTGGATAGCGAGCACGACTGGCAGCTGGATATCGAAAAGCTTGCCGCGGCGATCCGCCCCAACACCAAGCTGATCTCGATCAATTTCCCCAACAACCCCACCGGTCACATCATTCCGCGCGCATCGTTCGATGCCATCGTCGAACTGTGCCGGCGGCACGGCCTATGGCTATTCAGTGACGAAGTGTATCGACTGCTTGAACGCGACCCCGCCAAACGGCTACCCGCGGCAGTCGACGCGTACGAGAAAGGCGTCTCGCTGAACGTGATGTCCAAGGCCTACGGCCTTGCGGGGCTGCGCATCGGTTGGCTGGCCTGCAAGGACCCGCGTGCGCTGGTGCAATGGGAGCGCTACAAGCACTACCTCTCCATCTGTAATGCAGCACCCTCGGAGCAACTGGCGCTGATTGCCCTGAAGGCGGGTGCGACGATTCTTCAACGCAGCCGAGGCATCATCGACAGCAACCTCACCGTACTAAATGCGTTCTTCGCGCAATTCCCCGGACTGTTCGACTGGAAGGTGCCTGATGGCGGTTGCATTGGCTTTGTCCGCTATCACGGCGAGGACGGTGTGGAATCGTTTACCCAAGACCTGGTCGAACAGGCAGGCGTACTGCTGTTGCCCGCAAGCGTCTATCGCTCGGAACTCCACGACGTGCCAACGAATGCCTTCCGCCTTGGCTTCGGGCGAACTTTTGTGCCACAGGGGGTGCAGGCAATGACCGATTGGTTGCGCGCTCGAACGGCCTGA
- a CDS encoding isocitrate lyase/PEP mutase family protein — protein sequence MQQKERAELLASLHLKGTPVVLYNAWDAGSARAIQDAGARVIGTGSWAVAAAQGYADGESMPFAFVEHIVARIAGAVDAPVTVDVEGGYSDDPQVCAANVARLMDHGVVGINFEDRIVHGKGLHGVDRQCSRIAAIRAMADARGVPLFINARTDLFLGTGVKPPDGMIEAKERAAAYARAGASGFFVPGLVDLSAIRDLCDSVELPLNVMAMPGLPPAHELADAGVARISHGPAAYLLAMEAIHQAARDILEERQAA from the coding sequence ATGCAGCAGAAAGAACGCGCAGAGTTGTTGGCTTCCCTCCACCTCAAAGGTACCCCCGTCGTCCTGTACAACGCCTGGGATGCCGGCAGCGCCAGGGCCATCCAGGATGCGGGCGCCCGCGTGATCGGGACGGGCAGCTGGGCCGTTGCCGCGGCGCAGGGGTATGCCGATGGCGAGTCAATGCCTTTCGCCTTCGTCGAGCACATCGTTGCCCGCATCGCCGGCGCGGTCGATGCCCCGGTGACCGTGGATGTCGAGGGCGGCTATAGCGATGATCCACAGGTTTGTGCGGCCAACGTTGCGCGCTTGATGGACCACGGTGTGGTGGGCATCAACTTTGAGGACCGTATCGTCCACGGCAAAGGCTTGCATGGCGTTGACCGGCAGTGCTCGCGCATTGCGGCAATCCGCGCCATGGCCGACGCGCGGGGCGTGCCGCTGTTCATCAATGCGCGGACCGATCTGTTCCTTGGCACCGGGGTCAAGCCACCCGACGGCATGATCGAGGCCAAGGAACGCGCGGCCGCCTATGCGCGCGCTGGCGCTTCCGGTTTCTTCGTACCTGGTCTAGTCGACTTGTCTGCCATTCGGGATTTGTGCGACAGCGTAGAGCTGCCCTTGAACGTCATGGCGATGCCGGGACTTCCTCCTGCGCATGAGCTGGCGGATGCAGGTGTCGCTCGCATCAGTCACGGACCGGCCGCCTACTTGCTGGCCATGGAGGCCATACATCAGGCCGCTCGCGATATCCTGGAGGAACGGCAGGCGGCATGA
- a CDS encoding saccharopine dehydrogenase NADP-binding domain-containing protein → MVRNNSAVAVYGATGHTGTFVIAELLRRGIPVVAVGRDVSRVPAGVTSRIAAIDDAAALDRAFADCSVVINCAGPFLDTAPPVVEAALRAGCAYLDVTAEQASALSTFERYDERARAAGIAVIPAAGFYGGLADLLASALAGDQPIDDMTVAIALDHWWPTKGTRLTGERNRVPRVVLENGGLVPMAIGGTKTAWTFDAPHGVQEMEEMPFSEIITISRHLDVRNLRAYLNAASLGEIRDAATPQPAAIDTLGRSAQQFVMEVLARDSTGTRRAVAHGQDIYAVTAPLVVEAAARMLQPSFDRIGTLTLGQAFDAKEFLRAFEPEHLMFALHAL, encoded by the coding sequence ATGGTCAGGAACAACTCTGCCGTAGCCGTCTATGGCGCTACGGGTCATACGGGAACCTTCGTCATCGCCGAGCTTCTGCGCCGTGGCATACCGGTGGTCGCCGTGGGTCGCGATGTGTCACGCGTTCCGGCGGGTGTGACGTCGCGAATCGCGGCCATTGATGATGCGGCGGCCCTGGACCGGGCGTTCGCCGACTGTTCGGTGGTCATCAACTGCGCCGGTCCCTTCCTGGATACCGCGCCGCCGGTCGTAGAGGCTGCCTTGCGAGCGGGCTGCGCCTACCTGGATGTCACGGCAGAACAAGCCAGCGCGCTCTCGACCTTTGAACGCTATGACGAGCGTGCCCGGGCAGCGGGCATTGCCGTCATCCCCGCAGCAGGTTTTTACGGCGGCCTTGCGGATCTTCTCGCCAGTGCACTGGCTGGCGATCAGCCGATCGATGACATGACCGTGGCCATCGCACTCGATCACTGGTGGCCGACCAAGGGAACCCGCCTGACCGGTGAGCGCAATCGCGTGCCACGCGTCGTGCTCGAGAACGGCGGCTTGGTGCCTATGGCGATCGGCGGGACAAAGACCGCATGGACGTTCGATGCGCCGCATGGCGTTCAGGAAATGGAAGAAATGCCGTTCAGCGAGATCATCACCATCTCGCGTCATCTGGACGTGCGCAACCTGCGTGCTTATCTCAACGCGGCGTCCCTCGGCGAAATCCGTGACGCCGCCACACCCCAGCCGGCAGCCATCGACACTCTGGGTCGATCGGCACAGCAGTTCGTGATGGAGGTGCTCGCGCGTGACAGCACCGGTACTCGCCGCGCCGTCGCACACGGACAAGACATCTACGCCGTGACGGCACCTCTCGTGGTCGAGGCCGCCGCACGCATGCTCCAACCCTCGTTCGATCGAATCGGTACGCTCACGCTGGGGCAAGCCTTCGATGCCAAGGAGTTCCTTCGCGCCTTCGAACCTGAACACCTGATGTTCGCACTCCATGCGCTTTGA
- a CDS encoding TetR/AcrR family transcriptional regulator: MTTLPSVKNPKAPGVDSSDVRERILECASTLFYRQGVRAVGVDLVVEQAGVAKTSLYRHFRTKDDLVVAFLQREDVDFWATWDDVAAKYATDPAGELAAHMRWIGERLSRSNYRGCPQINVAAEFPEQDHPARQVARAHMQGLRSRLDAIARRLDVAHPDVLAAQLALLVNGAFVSSDLLVSDDATRVLQTSARALVEAARSAG; this comes from the coding sequence ATGACTACGCTTCCGTCTGTCAAAAACCCCAAGGCGCCCGGTGTCGATTCGTCGGATGTGCGCGAACGAATCCTCGAATGCGCGTCCACGCTTTTTTACCGGCAAGGCGTCCGAGCCGTTGGCGTCGACCTGGTGGTCGAGCAGGCTGGCGTGGCAAAGACGAGCCTGTATCGACACTTCCGCACGAAAGACGATCTGGTCGTCGCCTTCCTGCAGCGCGAGGATGTCGACTTCTGGGCGACCTGGGACGACGTTGCGGCTAAGTACGCGACTGACCCGGCTGGCGAGTTGGCGGCCCATATGCGCTGGATAGGGGAGCGGCTGTCGCGCTCGAACTATCGCGGCTGTCCGCAGATCAACGTCGCTGCCGAATTTCCGGAACAGGATCATCCAGCGCGACAGGTAGCCCGCGCGCATATGCAGGGGCTCCGCTCGCGCCTCGATGCCATCGCGCGGCGGCTCGACGTGGCCCATCCAGATGTTTTAGCTGCGCAACTGGCCTTGTTGGTCAACGGTGCCTTCGTCAGCTCGGACCTGCTGGTATCCGACGACGCGACGCGAGTCCTGCAGACCTCGGCACGCGCGCTGGTCGAGGCTGCACGCTCAGCCGGTTAG
- a CDS encoding M13 family metallopeptidase produces MRSRILAFACLSALIVGTAYAADPTSAKPQYGSWGFDQAGANLATKPGNDFFRYANGTWLDNTPIPADKAAVSLRLAMTDLTQQRLHDIMEAAAHGHPSPTSLDGKVGAFYQSFMDEARINALGAKAIAPQLDAVRKASTRDAQAALMGRTNVDFEGALFNLVFDVDLKDTKHYAVYVTQAGLGLPDRDYYLKPEFAKQKTAYQAYVAQLLTLAGWPQPEAAAKDVVAFETAMAQASWSKVEQRDPVAMYNPMSVAELHKLAPGFDWSAYLKSAQLGDLKRIVVGEKTAIPKLAELYAHTPVSTIQAWQAARIADNAAFYLSQPFQDAYFDMHNKTLSGQQQMSARWKRGVQAVSGGDCGVGERLDCFGNLSWGVGELYTDKYFPASSKTKIEELVANLKAAYRVRIEKLDWMGPQTRQEALRKLDTYTIKVGYPDHPRDYSKVDVRSDDLVGNVLRAAEADWAFYVNRLDGAVDRSDWTMSPQTNDAYNGSLRDIVFPAAILQPPIFDPNADSAINYGAIGGVIGHELTHGFDDEGRKIDADGALRDWWTEADGKAFEQRAKQLGAQYSAFEPLPGVHINGDLTMGENIADLGGLTLALDAYHASLQGKPAPVIDGLTGDQRVFLGWAQAWRGKLTDDAIRRQVTSDPHSPRAFRVNGPVRNLDAWYQAFGIQPGDKLYVAPADRVRIW; encoded by the coding sequence ATGCGTAGCAGGATTCTCGCGTTCGCTTGCTTGAGTGCCTTGATCGTGGGAACGGCCTACGCCGCCGACCCGACGAGTGCCAAGCCGCAGTACGGCAGCTGGGGCTTTGATCAGGCGGGCGCCAACCTGGCGACCAAGCCGGGTAACGACTTTTTCCGCTACGCCAATGGCACCTGGCTGGATAACACGCCCATCCCCGCTGACAAGGCGGCCGTAAGCCTGCGACTGGCGATGACCGACCTCACCCAGCAGCGCCTGCACGACATCATGGAGGCGGCGGCGCATGGCCATCCTTCGCCCACCTCACTGGACGGCAAGGTGGGTGCGTTCTATCAATCCTTTATGGATGAGGCGCGCATCAATGCGCTCGGCGCCAAGGCCATCGCGCCGCAGCTCGATGCCGTGCGCAAGGCCAGCACGCGCGACGCGCAGGCCGCCTTGATGGGTCGCACCAACGTAGATTTCGAAGGCGCCCTGTTCAATCTCGTCTTCGATGTAGACCTCAAGGACACCAAGCACTATGCGGTATACGTCACCCAAGCGGGCCTTGGCTTGCCGGATCGTGACTATTACCTCAAGCCGGAATTCGCCAAGCAGAAGACGGCCTACCAGGCTTATGTCGCTCAGTTGCTCACACTGGCCGGCTGGCCGCAGCCCGAGGCGGCGGCGAAAGACGTCGTGGCTTTTGAAACCGCCATGGCGCAAGCCAGCTGGAGCAAGGTCGAACAGCGCGATCCCGTGGCCATGTACAACCCCATGAGCGTGGCCGAGCTGCACAAGCTGGCGCCGGGCTTCGACTGGTCCGCTTACCTGAAGTCAGCCCAGCTGGGCGACCTCAAGCGCATCGTGGTCGGTGAAAAGACGGCGATCCCGAAACTCGCCGAACTGTATGCGCATACGCCGGTGTCTACGATCCAGGCCTGGCAGGCCGCGCGCATCGCCGACAACGCCGCGTTCTACCTGTCCCAGCCGTTCCAGGACGCGTACTTCGACATGCACAACAAGACGTTGTCCGGCCAGCAGCAGATGTCCGCGCGCTGGAAGCGGGGGGTCCAGGCCGTATCGGGCGGCGACTGCGGCGTGGGTGAACGCCTGGACTGCTTCGGCAACCTGAGTTGGGGCGTCGGCGAGCTGTATACGGACAAGTATTTCCCGGCATCTTCGAAGACCAAGATCGAAGAGCTGGTGGCCAATCTCAAGGCGGCATATCGTGTCCGCATCGAGAAGCTCGACTGGATGGGTCCGCAGACCCGCCAGGAAGCGCTGCGCAAACTGGACACGTACACCATCAAGGTCGGCTACCCCGATCACCCGCGCGACTACTCGAAGGTGGACGTGCGTAGCGATGACCTGGTCGGCAATGTGTTGCGCGCGGCGGAGGCGGACTGGGCGTTCTACGTGAATCGCCTCGATGGTGCGGTGGATCGCAGCGATTGGACCATGTCGCCGCAAACCAACGATGCGTACAACGGCTCGCTGCGCGACATCGTCTTTCCCGCGGCCATCCTGCAGCCGCCGATTTTCGATCCGAACGCCGATTCCGCGATCAACTACGGTGCCATTGGCGGCGTCATTGGTCATGAGCTCACGCACGGCTTTGACGACGAGGGACGCAAGATCGACGCCGATGGCGCCTTGCGCGACTGGTGGACCGAAGCCGACGGCAAGGCGTTCGAGCAGCGCGCCAAGCAACTCGGCGCGCAGTACTCCGCCTTCGAACCGCTGCCAGGCGTGCACATCAACGGTGATCTGACCATGGGCGAGAACATCGCCGATCTCGGTGGCCTCACGTTGGCGCTGGATGCCTATCACGCGTCACTGCAGGGCAAACCCGCACCCGTAATCGATGGACTGACCGGCGATCAGCGCGTGTTCCTTGGCTGGGCGCAGGCATGGCGCGGCAAGCTGACCGACGATGCGATCCGTCGCCAGGTCACCAGCGATCCGCATTCGCCGCGAGCCTTCCGCGTCAACGGGCCCGTGCGCAATCTCGATGCCTGGTATCAGGCCTTCGGTATCCAGCCCGGCGACAAGCTGTATGTCGCTCCCGCCGATCGGGTCCGTATCTGGTGA
- a CDS encoding flavin reductase family protein produces MDQYRAPDSIVIHPSILYFGTPVVLISTRNADGSTNITPMSSAWALADRVVIGLAAGGQGVANLQRERECVLNLASEDLQEATERMAPTTGSDPVPDWKQVNGYRHVADKFALAGLHAVASHEVSAPRIAECPLQLEARVALMVERPVDDWRHGPGGYVIAELQVLRVHAHEDIVVPGTQHIDPVRYQPLFYLFRHYVGRGTGLGKTFKAEV; encoded by the coding sequence ATGGACCAATACCGCGCCCCCGATAGCATCGTCATTCATCCCTCCATTCTGTATTTCGGTACGCCAGTCGTGCTCATCAGCACACGCAATGCGGACGGCTCGACCAACATCACCCCGATGTCATCCGCGTGGGCGCTGGCCGATCGCGTGGTGATCGGACTTGCCGCCGGCGGACAAGGCGTAGCCAATCTCCAGCGCGAACGCGAATGCGTGCTCAACCTCGCCAGCGAAGACTTGCAGGAAGCCACCGAGCGCATGGCGCCGACCACGGGAAGCGATCCCGTGCCTGACTGGAAGCAAGTCAACGGTTACCGTCACGTGGCCGACAAGTTTGCACTGGCAGGATTGCACGCGGTCGCTTCGCACGAGGTGTCGGCGCCACGGATCGCCGAATGTCCGCTGCAACTCGAGGCACGGGTGGCGCTGATGGTAGAACGGCCGGTCGACGACTGGCGCCATGGTCCTGGTGGTTATGTGATTGCCGAGTTGCAGGTTCTACGCGTGCACGCCCATGAAGACATCGTCGTGCCAGGTACACAGCACATCGATCCCGTGCGCTATCAACCCTTGTTCTATCTCTTTCGCCACTACGTCGGTCGGGGCACGGGGCTCGGCAAAACCTTCAAGGCCGAAGTGTGA
- a CDS encoding ArsR/SmtB family transcription factor, with product MNDTVSPSRYQLAEIGALLAEPARAAMLLALIDGTARPAGELARAAGVGAATTSAHLKRLLEGGLLAVHVQGRHRYYRLASDEVSAMLEALAIPRLRPTLPVPAGVDGPLRLARTCYRHLAGRLGVSLCDAMLARGYLHTVSDGLHLLPDGADALIAAGLDTIAVQDLLKLRGRGCLDWSERRLHIGGPLGVSLTDTLLNAGWLRRRAESRALQPSSDGLRRFAALGVRLDNDD from the coding sequence ATGAACGATACCGTGTCCCCTAGTCGCTACCAGTTGGCCGAAATCGGCGCCCTGCTGGCCGAGCCGGCGCGTGCGGCGATGCTGCTAGCGCTGATCGACGGCACGGCACGCCCTGCCGGGGAGCTGGCGCGCGCAGCGGGAGTGGGCGCTGCCACGACGAGCGCGCATCTCAAGCGTCTGTTGGAAGGCGGCCTGCTGGCGGTACATGTGCAGGGTCGCCACAGGTATTACCGGCTGGCCAGTGACGAGGTATCCGCCATGCTTGAAGCGCTGGCCATACCGCGCCTGCGACCGACGCTACCGGTTCCGGCCGGCGTCGACGGCCCGCTGCGTCTGGCGCGCACCTGTTATCGCCATCTCGCCGGGCGTCTGGGGGTGAGTCTGTGCGATGCAATGCTGGCCCGTGGCTATCTGCATACCGTGAGTGATGGCTTGCATCTGTTGCCCGATGGCGCGGACGCGTTGATCGCCGCGGGGCTGGATACGATTGCCGTGCAGGATCTGCTCAAGCTGCGTGGACGCGGCTGCCTCGACTGGAGTGAGCGTCGCCTGCACATCGGCGGTCCACTGGGCGTATCGCTTACCGACACCCTGCTCAACGCCGGTTGGCTGAGACGTCGCGCGGAAAGCCGAGCGCTGCAACCCAGCAGCGATGGACTACGCCGTTTCGCCGCGTTGGGCGTGAGGCTCGATAACGACGACTAG
- a CDS encoding M28 family metallopeptidase produces the protein MSRRTLCLAALITATFASQATDLPVVPREQPSLQALATAPSEAELHATIEKLVGFGTRHTLSDTKSDKRGIGAARRWVKSRFEEISRECGGCIEVVTPSQMFTGKRAPQPTEVMDVVAIKRGKGDPKRVIVMTGHLDSRVTDVMNSTSDAPGANDDASGVAALMEAARLLSKQDNDATLVFAALSGEEQGLYGGKVLADYATAQGWQVQADLNNDIVGNSHGQNGVLDNTTVRVFSEGTKSNETPEQAKYRAYHGGEVDSPSRNIARYMEQIASNYLPDLRVHMVYRTDRYSRGGDQVPFLEAGYPAVRVTEGHEDYTRQHQDLRTGHTDQDRNIHYGDTIDGVDFRYLARVTALNTVTMAALSRAPAPPTGVSIEGALATDTTVHWKKVPGATGYVVHWRDTTAPQWQYSRSVGDVDSAVIKDVVIDDWFFGVSAVSADGYQSPVVFPGDAGSFERSPAASAAAKTGAP, from the coding sequence GTGTCCCGCCGAACCCTCTGCCTTGCTGCGCTGATCACTGCCACCTTCGCCTCCCAGGCGACCGACCTGCCCGTTGTGCCGCGCGAGCAGCCGTCGCTGCAGGCCCTGGCCACGGCGCCAAGCGAGGCGGAGCTGCACGCCACCATCGAGAAGCTGGTGGGCTTCGGCACCCGGCACACGCTGTCGGACACCAAGTCAGACAAACGCGGCATCGGTGCCGCACGTCGCTGGGTGAAGTCGCGCTTCGAGGAAATTTCGCGCGAATGCGGCGGCTGCATCGAGGTCGTGACGCCATCGCAGATGTTTACCGGCAAGCGTGCTCCGCAGCCCACGGAAGTGATGGACGTAGTGGCGATCAAGCGTGGCAAGGGCGACCCCAAGCGCGTCATCGTAATGACCGGTCACCTCGACTCGCGCGTCACCGATGTGATGAACAGCACCAGCGACGCGCCCGGCGCCAATGACGATGCCTCCGGCGTGGCGGCCCTGATGGAAGCGGCGCGCCTGCTGTCGAAGCAGGACAACGACGCCACCCTGGTCTTCGCCGCGCTCTCCGGTGAAGAGCAAGGCCTGTACGGCGGCAAGGTATTGGCCGACTACGCCACGGCCCAGGGCTGGCAGGTGCAGGCGGACCTCAACAACGACATCGTCGGCAACAGCCACGGCCAGAACGGCGTGCTCGACAACACCACCGTGCGCGTGTTCTCCGAAGGCACCAAGAGCAACGAGACGCCCGAGCAGGCCAAGTACCGCGCCTATCACGGCGGCGAGGTCGATTCGCCCTCGCGCAATATCGCCCGCTATATGGAACAGATCGCCTCGAATTACCTGCCCGACCTGCGTGTCCATATGGTCTATCGCACCGACCGCTATAGCCGCGGTGGCGACCAGGTACCCTTCCTCGAAGCCGGCTATCCAGCGGTCCGCGTGACCGAGGGTCACGAGGACTACACGCGCCAGCACCAGGATCTGCGCACCGGACATACGGATCAGGATCGGAATATCCACTACGGCGACACCATCGACGGCGTGGACTTCCGCTATCTGGCGCGCGTGACCGCACTCAACACCGTGACGATGGCCGCACTCAGCCGGGCACCGGCTCCGCCGACCGGCGTGAGCATTGAAGGCGCACTCGCCACCGACACGACCGTGCACTGGAAGAAGGTGCCGGGCGCCACTGGTTATGTGGTGCATTGGCGCGATACCACCGCGCCGCAGTGGCAGTACAGCCGCTCAGTGGGAGATGTCGATTCCGCCGTCATCAAGGATGTGGTGATCGATGACTGGTTCTTCGGGGTGTCGGCAGTGTCGGCGGATGGCTATCAGAGCCCGGTGGTGTTTCCGGGCGACGCGGGGAGCTTTGAGCGCTCGCCCGCCGCCAGCGCCGCTGCGAAAACCGGGGCCCCGTGA
- the dbpA gene encoding ATP-dependent RNA helicase DbpA, translated as MTDFRTLPLKPALLASVETLGFTEMTPVQAQSLPPMLEGRDVIAQARTGSGKTAAFGLSLLQSLDVDTIRLQVLVLCPTRELADQVSKAIRKLAANIPNVKLLTLCGGMPLGPQLASLTHDPHIVVGTPGRVQEHLKRASLHGGGIKVLVLDEADRMLDMGFSEAIDDIVGRIAKHHQTLLFSATYAEEIRQVSKRLQRDPVEVTVETPHEETTIEQRFHEVEPAHKMDALAQLLGKEHAQHALVFCNMRKDVDAVAMELDRRGFSALALHGDMEQRDRDEVLVQFANRSCSILVATDVAARGLDIAALPLVVSYDIAHDPDTHTHRIGRTGRAGEAGHAITLVTPRERPKAINIEEQLGRPLPWSPLKLAAPKGKQLNLAPMKTVVIDAGRQDKLRPGDILGALTGDAGLDANDIGKIDVFATRAYVAIRRDLANKALERLRAGKIKGRNFRVRSLQ; from the coding sequence ATGACTGATTTCCGAACGCTCCCGCTCAAGCCCGCCCTGCTCGCCAGCGTGGAAACCCTCGGATTCACCGAGATGACGCCCGTGCAGGCGCAAAGCCTGCCGCCGATGCTGGAAGGGCGCGACGTGATCGCGCAGGCGCGCACGGGTAGCGGCAAGACCGCTGCCTTCGGCCTGAGCCTGCTGCAAAGCCTCGACGTGGACACCATCCGGCTGCAGGTGCTGGTGCTTTGCCCGACGCGCGAGCTGGCTGATCAGGTCAGTAAGGCCATTCGCAAGCTCGCCGCGAATATCCCGAATGTGAAGTTGCTGACGCTATGTGGCGGCATGCCCCTGGGACCGCAGCTGGCGTCGCTCACGCATGATCCGCATATCGTGGTCGGCACGCCTGGCCGCGTGCAGGAGCATCTCAAGCGCGCCAGCCTGCATGGCGGCGGTATCAAGGTGCTGGTGCTGGACGAAGCCGACCGCATGCTGGACATGGGCTTCTCCGAAGCCATCGACGACATCGTCGGACGCATCGCCAAGCATCACCAGACCTTGCTGTTCTCGGCCACCTACGCAGAGGAGATCCGCCAGGTCAGCAAGCGTTTGCAGCGCGACCCGGTGGAAGTGACGGTGGAAACGCCGCACGAAGAGACCACCATCGAGCAGCGCTTCCACGAAGTGGAGCCAGCGCACAAAATGGATGCACTCGCGCAACTGCTCGGCAAGGAACATGCGCAACACGCGCTCGTGTTCTGCAATATGCGCAAGGATGTCGACGCCGTAGCGATGGAACTGGACCGACGCGGCTTCTCCGCACTCGCCTTGCACGGCGACATGGAACAGCGCGACCGCGATGAAGTGCTGGTGCAGTTCGCCAATCGCAGCTGCTCCATCCTGGTTGCTACCGATGTCGCCGCTCGTGGCCTGGATATCGCTGCCCTGCCGCTGGTGGTGAGCTACGACATTGCGCACGATCCGGATACGCACACCCATCGCATCGGCCGCACCGGTCGTGCCGGTGAAGCTGGACATGCCATCACCCTGGTCACACCTCGCGAGCGCCCGAAGGCGATCAATATCGAGGAACAGCTTGGGCGGCCGCTGCCCTGGTCGCCACTCAAGCTCGCTGCACCGAAGGGTAAGCAGCTCAACCTTGCGCCCATGAAGACCGTGGTGATCGACGCGGGACGACAGGACAAGCTGCGCCCCGGAGATATTCTCGGCGCACTCACTGGCGATGCCGGGCTCGATGCCAATGACATCGGCAAGATCGACGTGTTCGCTACGCGCGCGTATGTGGCCATCCGTCGCGATCTTGCAAACAAGGCGCTGGAGCGGCTGCGCGCGGGCAAGATCAAAGGGCGTAATTTCAGGGTGCGGTCGTTGCAGTGA